One genomic region from Octopus bimaculoides isolate UCB-OBI-ISO-001 chromosome 30, ASM119413v2, whole genome shotgun sequence encodes:
- the LOC106872537 gene encoding SEC14-like protein 2 has protein sequence MKCENSLDDESGAGGSSDVTESGESQPVSTLHSGSSLSSSSSLLSPALLQLTEKQSKILQQFREKLKDVLTPVHDDSCLVRWLKARNFNIDQSEAMFRKDLSWRAEIGADTIVEDYVNPEAVQRYYTGGVCGFDKIGCPVWYDPVGNLDMQGLLKSVKKSALMKNKVKCMEEICRLLETCSKEKNRKINQVVSVLDVKNLGQKHLWKPGVKAFCEIISMFEDHYPEVLKQCFIINAASIFPYLFNIVRPFLSSATQNKIHVLGVNYLSTLQRYIDADQIPAFYGGTVHDANGDPKCSLQICYGGEVPPSYYYNRELLHGPTKPNELLVNARSSAEVCIDVDQPGSLLSWQLTTIDCDIYFGVYKLYKKGSEAVEKTSVVPQQQIDNHLVPEISNFVCEESGSCMYFIYSLLFYSFTCFSLFDCGHAGAPLLVEQIDPRTYSLEA, from the exons ATGAAGTGTGAAAACAGTCTTGATGATGAAAGTGGAGCTGGTGGTAGCAGTGACGTAACTGAGAGTGGAGAATCACAACCGGTTTCTACTCTTCATTCaggatcatcattgtcatcatcttcatctttattGTCACCTGCATTATTACAGCTGACTGAAAAGCAGTCCAAAATTCTTCAACAA TTCCGTGAAAAACTCAAAGATGTCCTCACACCCGTACATGATGACAGCTGTCTCGTCCGCTGGCTCAAAG CCAGGAACTTCAATATTGACCAGTCGGAAGCGATGTTTCGTAAG GATCTGTCCTGGCGTGCAGAGATTGGCGCCGACACCATTGTTGAGGACTATGTCAATCCAGAGGCTGTACAAAGATATTACACCGGTGGTGTTTGTGGTTTTGATAAAATTGGTTGTCCAGTGTGGTATGATCCAGTTGGAAACTTAGATATGcaag GTTTATTGAAGTCTGTGAAAAAGTCTGCCCTCATGAAGAACAAGGTAAAATGTATGGAAGAAATCTGCCGACTGCTCGAAACATGTTCAAAAGAG AAGAACAGAAAAATTAACCAGGTTGTATCTGTACTGGACGTTAAGAATCTTGGCCAGAAGCACCTCTGGAAACCAG GTGTGAAAGCTTTCTGTGAGATAATCAGTATGTTTGAAGATCATTACCCGGAAgtattaaaacaatgttttattatCAATG CTGCCTCCATTTTCCCCTACCTCTTCAATATAGTCCGACCATTCCTTAGTTCAGCGACTCAGAATAAAATCCATGTTCTTGGAG TCAATTACCTCTCAACATTACAGCGGTACATTGATGCCGACCAAATTCCAGCATTTTACGGTGGAACTGTTCATGATGCAAATGGTGACCCAAAGTGTTCCTTACAG ATATGTTATGGGGGTGAGGTCCCCCCGTCTTACTACTACAATAGAGAATTACTGCATGGACCAACTAAACCTAATGAGCTGTTGGTAAATGCCAGGTCTTCAGCTGAGGTTTGCATTGATGTGGATCAACCAGGGAGTTTATTATC CTGGCAGCTCACTACAATTGACTGTGATATTTATTTTGGGGTTTACAAATTGTATAAAAAGGGTTCTGAAGCTGTGGAGAAGACCAGTGTTGTTCCTCAGCAACAAATAGACAACCATCTTGTGCCTGAAATCAGTAATTTTGTCTGTGAAGAATCAGGAAgttgtatgtatttcatttactctttactcttttactcttttacttgtttcagtctttttgactgtggccatgctggagcaccgcttttagtcgagcaaatcgaccccaggacttattctttggaagcctag